The following are encoded together in the Mycteria americana isolate JAX WOST 10 ecotype Jacksonville Zoo and Gardens chromosome 2, USCA_MyAme_1.0, whole genome shotgun sequence genome:
- the TGM4 gene encoding protein-glutamine gamma-glutamyltransferase 4, whose amino-acid sequence MSDNAGTDIKLTGIDFLKSQNSRLHHTDAYNIKNLVVRRGQAFQLQLSFSRELKAADKLSLRFGIGENPKKTRGTLISLNPKREPDLSGWQISVVKNSGKECLLSVTSSPRAPVGKYTLNVKTGTNIYKSENNAVYLLFNPWCEADVVFLADEAQRNEYVLNDTGYIYVGSAYRIYNRPWNFGQFEEFILDACMYLLDKSELKLSNRRDPVFVSRAMSALVNANDDSGVLLGNWSGNYNNGTSPTDWIGSVSILQKYYETKKPVSYGQCWVFSGVLTTVMRCLGIPSRCVSNFNSAHDTEDNLRVDVYLNELGEKLNSMCIDSVWNFHVWNDVWMKRPDLPAGFDGWQAIDSTPQEKSQGIFQCGPCPLKAIREGDVYLPFDSKFVYAEVNADEVYWVVKKVNGKNKFTKLSTKTQGIGVNISTKAVGQDKREDITMEYKFPEGSEEERKSMQKATSFIHPSGMVPRARFALSLPTNNVESKPEVPREVVFKSGLQLEITNKEALCPGNPLELAITVKTSTPGSWTINLAGSCQLQLYTGKVEANLGYVKETVKLEGKSETQVPLKIAADTYMKTLASVEDEVFIHITAIAEVQGTDDKLTKEMTMSFEYPPITLQMPETAKLNKEFTCAFIFKNKLNVPLDNCKLMVEGLGIFQMSTFDEGDVKPGRIIKSEIVCTPTRLGEKKMIAKLTSTQIKGISAEKTITITE is encoded by the exons ATGAGCGATAACGCTG GGACCGATATCAAGCTCACTGGGATTGACTTTCTCAAGAGCCAGAACTCCCGCCTGCACCACACCGATGCGTACAACATCAAGAACCTGGTGGTGCGGCGTGGGCAGGCCTTTCAGCTCCAGCTCAGCTTCAGCAGGGAGCTGAAGGCTGCCGACAAGCTGTCACTGCGTTTTGGCATTG gcgAAAATCCAAAGAAAACCAGGGGGACCCTGATATCGCTGAACCCAAAGCGAGAGCCAGACCTCAGCGGGTGGCAAATCTCCGTGGTCAAGAACAGCGGCAAAGAG TGCCTGCTGTCTGTCACCAGCTCGCCCAGGGCTCCAGTGGGAAAATACACCCTGAACGTGAAGACTGGGACTAACATTTACAAGTCCGAAAACAATGCTGTCTACCTTTTGTTCAATCCTTGGTGCGAAG CTGATGTCGTCTTCCTGGCCGATGAGGCGCAGAGAAATGAGTATGTGCTCAACGATACAGGCTACATCTATGTTGGGTCTGCATACCGCATATACAATAGACCCTGGAATTTCGGGCAG TTTGAGGAATTCATCTTGGATGCCTGCATGTATCTGCTGGACAAAAGTGAACTCAAGCTGAGCAATAGAAGGGATCCCGTGTTTGTGTCCAGAGCCATGTCTGCTTTG GTTAATGCCAACGATGACAGCGGTGTCCTGCTGGGGAACTGGTCGGGGAATTACAACAACGGGACCTCCCCTACGGATTGGATTGGGAGCGTCTCAATTTTGCAGAAGTATTACGAAACAAAGAAGCCGGTCTCTTATGGTCAATGTTGGGTCTTCTCAGGAGTCCTCACCACAG TCATGCGCTGCTTGGGGATCCCATCCCGCTGCGTGAGTAACTTCAACTCGGCACACGATACAGAGGACAACCTGAGAGTTGACGTTTACCTGAACGAATTAGGAGAAAAGCTGAACAGCATGTGCATCGACTCCGTCTG GAACTTCCATGTGTGGAACGACGTCTGGATGAAGCGGCCGGACCTGCCGGCAGGGTTTGACGGCTGGCAGGCAATCGATTCAACCCCTCAGGAGAAAAGTCAAG GCATTTTCCAGTGTGGTCCATGCCCGCTGAAGGCTATCCGAGAAGGGGATGTGTATCTGCCCTTTGACAGCAAGTTTGTGTATGCGGAAGTGAATGCTGACGAAGTCTACTGGGTTGTCAAGAAGGTGAATGGCAAGAACAAGTTCACCAAGCTTAGCACGAAGACCCAAGGCATCGGCGTGAACATAAGCACAAAAGCCGTGGGGCAGGACAAGCGGGAAGACATCACCATGGAGTACAAGTTCCCTGAAG GCTCCGAAGAGGAAAGGAAGTCCATGCAGAAAGCTACCTCCTTCATACACCCTTCAGGAATGGTACCTCGTGCACGCTTCGCTTTGAGTCTGCCCACGAATAATGTGGAGTCCAAGCCTGAGGTCCCGCGTGAGGTGGTCTTCAAGTCTGGGCTCCAGCTTGAGATAACCAATAAAGAAGCCTTGTGTCCTGGCAATCCCCTTGAACTGGCCATCACAGTGAAGACCTCTACTCCTGGGAGCTGGACCATCAATCTTGCcggctcctgccagctgcagctctaTACTGGAAAAGTTGAGGCCAACCTTGGATACGTCAAGGAGACCGTCAAGCTTGAAGGCAAATCTG AGACGCAGGTCCCTCTGAAAATCGCAGCTGACACATACATGAAGACGCTGGCCTCAGTGGAAGACGAAGTGTTCATCCACATCACCGCCATTGCCGAGGTCCAGGGGACGGATGACAAACTCACCAAGGAGATGACGATGAGCTTCGAGTACCCCCCCATCACCCTCCAG aTGCCAGAAACGGCCAAACTGAACAAGGAGTTCACCTGTGCCTTCATCTTCAAAAACAAGCTGAATGTGCCCTTGGACAACTGCAAGCTGATGGTGGAGGGCTTGGGCATATTTCAGATGTCAACATTTGATGAGGG gGATGTAAAGCCTGGTAGGATCATTAAGTCTGAAATAGTATGCACTCCGACGAGactaggagagaagaaaatgataGCCAAGCTGACCTCCACCCAGATCAAAGGGATCTCTGCGGAGAAGACCATCACCATCACCGAGTAG